One Bufo gargarizans isolate SCDJY-AF-19 chromosome 4, ASM1485885v1, whole genome shotgun sequence DNA window includes the following coding sequences:
- the LOC122933754 gene encoding uncharacterized protein LOC122933754, with protein MAFLIPCTEMRSTESSWAPSPAQEDEVEDEGTTMDSEPGPSMGTMSPPGPPPTPSLLSPTQTVPAVQEASQQPRHKRRRTERHEDRLIACLDALAHPVPKLSCDALFLLSLEDKMGLVARNRVTQVREEVTKTIDKFIYPYEMAPSIRAPQQAPLQAPQQPAQYGQQYGQQSGPQSGPQYGPQYGPLHPQHAQQHPHTYPAHTYTQSNIQHPLDTWQTQHTSYPYPSTSTGPSTSTTTTTEMPPANQSHGARETQRDPDAEVSGPQFETL; from the exons ATGGCATTTTTGATACCGTGCACGGAAATGCGGAG caccgaGAGTAGCTGGGCACCCAGCCCGGCGCAAGAGGACGAAGTAGAGGACGAGGGCACAACCATGGACAGTGAGCCCGGACCATCTATGGGGACAATGAGTCCTCCAGGCCCCCCACCCACTCCGAGTTTGTTGAGCCCCACGCAGACTGTCCCAGCCGTACAAGAGGCAAGTCAGCAGCCCcgacataaaaggaggagaacaGAGAGGCATGAGGACAGGCTAATAGCCTGCCTGGAtgccctggcacatcctgtgccaaAACTTTCATGTGATGCCCTTTTTCTCCTCAGTCTAGAGGATAAAATGGGACTTGTGGCCAGAAATCGGGTCACACAAGTAAGGGAGGAGGTGACTAAGACCATTGATAAGTTTATCTACCCTTATGAGATGGCACCGTCTATTAGGGCCCCACAGCAGGCCCCACTGCAGGCCCCACAGCAGCCAGCACAATATGGCCAACAATATGGCCAACAATCTGGCCCACAATCTGGCCCACAATATGGCCCACAATATGGCCCACTACATCCCCAACATGCacaacaacaccctcacacatacccagcacacacatacacacaaagtaacatacaacaccctcttgacacatggcagacacaacacacatcatacccatatccctctacaagcacgggcccaagcacctccaccaccaccaccactgaaatgccacccGCCAATCAGTCTCACGGAGCCAGAGAGACACAGCGGGATCCCGACGCGGAGGTTTCAGGGCCGCAATTTGAAACCCTTTGA